A stretch of the Vigna radiata var. radiata cultivar VC1973A chromosome 7, Vradiata_ver6, whole genome shotgun sequence genome encodes the following:
- the LOC106767046 gene encoding probable diphthine methyl ester synthase produces the protein MLYIIGLGLGDEQDITLKGLEAVKKCHKVYMEAYTSLLSFGLSTNGISNLEKLYGKPIILADREMVEEKADEILAQAHHDHVAFLVVGDPFGATTHTDLVVRAKKMGIDVKIVHNASVMNAIGICGLQLYRYGETVSIPFFTETWRPDSFYEKIQRNRLMGLHTLCLLDIRVKEPTLESLCRGKKAYEPPRYMTINTAIEQLLEIVQDREESAYTEDTECVGLARLGSEDQMIVAGTMKQLQLIDFGAPLHCLVIAGNTHPVEEEMLDFYRCRT, from the exons ATGTTATACATAATTGGTTTGGGATTGGGTGATGAACAAGATATCACTTTGAAGGGGTTGGAAGCTGTGAAAAAGTGCCACAAGGTTTATATGGAAGCTTACACTTCCCTCCTTTCCTTTGGTCTCTCCACCAATGGCATCTCCAACTTG GAAAAATTATACGGTAAACCCATTATTCTTGCCGACAGAGAAATGGTTGAAGAAAAGGCCGATGAAATTCTTGCCCAAGCTCACCATGACCACGTTGCTTTTCTAGTCGTTGGGGACCCTTTTGG AGCTACCACTCACACTGATCTTGTTGTTCGAGCCAAGAAGATGGGAATTGATGTCAAAATAGTGCACAATGCATCTGTGATGAATGCTATTGGAATTTGTGGTCTGCAGCTTTACCGATATGGGGAGACTGTTTCTATACCTTTCTTTACTGAGACATGGAGACCTGATAGCTTCTATGAAAAAATTCAGAGAAACCGACTCATGGGACTGCACACTCTTTGCTTGTTAG ATATTCGCGTGAAGGAGCCCACACTAGAATCTTTGTGCAG AGGAAAAAAAGCTTATGAACCACCCAGATATATGACGATAAACACAGCCATTGAGCAGCTTTTGGAGATTGTGCAAGATCGTGAAGAATCTG CCTATACTGAGGATACCGAGTGTGTTGGGCTTGCACGGCTTGGTAGTGAAGATCAGATGATAGTAGCTGGAACAATGAAGCAGTTGCAGTTAATTGATTTTGGAGCACCTTTACATTGCCTTGTCATAGCAGGCAATACTCATCCTGTGGAGGAAGAAATGCTGGATTTTTACAGATGCAGGACATAG
- the LOC106766925 gene encoding pentatricopeptide repeat-containing protein At2g01860, with product MYCTFSFPCVYFVPVGRICCNYRRVTVAAHSKRRRPPPKDNRYRPYPKQPPDFGVNLFLKKPSTTSKPTEDDFDINEQNDDEEDENIGVVWESDELEAISSLFQGRIPQKPGKLHRERPLPLPAPYKLRPLGLPKPKTQVKLTAPAVVSSRASMAKKVYKSPSFLVGLAREMSRLGPTEDVSKVLGKWVQFLRKGSLSLTIRELGHMGFPERALQTFLWAQNQPHLFPDDWILASTVEVLARNHELRIPFNIDQYTGLASRAVLEAMIKGFIKGGNLRLAWKVLIVARRDKRMLDSSIYAKLILELGKNPDRHRHVLPLLDELGERDELNLSQQDCTAIMKVCVKMGKFEVVESLFSWFKQSSYQPSVVMFTSVIHSRYTEKKYREALAVVWEMESSNCLFNLPAYRAVIKLFVALNDLSRAMRYFSKLKEAGFSPTFGLYKDMLQIYMASGRTAKCIEICKEAEIAGFNLDKYLVIN from the coding sequence ATGTACTGCACCTTTTCATTTCCCTGTGTTTATTTTGTTCCGGTGGGAAGAATTTGTTGCAACTACAGAAGAGTCACTGTAGCAGCACATTCGAAAAGAAGAAGACCGCCACCAAAGGATAATCGGTATCGACCATATCCTAAGCAACCTCCAGATTTTGGTGTTAATTTGTTCTTGAAGAAGCCTAGCACCACCTCTAAACCAACCGAGGATGATTTTGATATCAATGAACAGAATGACGATGAGGAGGATGAAAATATTGGTGTTGTTTGGGAATCGGATGAGCTTGAAGCCATCTCATCACTTTTCCAAGGTAGAATTCCGCAAAAACCTGGAAAATTACATCGAGAAAGGCCTCTTCCTCTCCCAGCTCCCTACAAGCTCCGACCGTTGGGGCTACCCAAACCAAAAACACAAGTAAAATTGACAGCTCCAGCTGTAGTTTCTTCACGGGCTTCTATGGCTAAGAAAGTGTACAAAAGCCCGAGTTTCCTAGTTGGACTGGCAAGAGAAATGAGTAGACTTGGTCCAACTGAAGATGTATCTAAAGTTCTTGGGAAGTGGGTGCAGTTCCTGAGAAAAGGGTCCTTGTCATTGACAATAAGGGAATTAGGTCATATGGGATTCCCTGAGAGAGCTCTGCAGACATTCTTATGGGCACAAAATCAACCTCATCTTTTCCCGGATGATTGGATTCTGGCCTCAACTGTTGAGGTCTTGGCTAGGAACCATGAGTTAAGAATTCCGTTCAACATTGACCAGTATACTGGTCTGGCAAGTCGTGCGGTATTGGAGGCAATGATCAAGGGTTTTATAAAGGGAGGGAACCTTAGACTTGCGTGGAAGGTTCTAATAGTTGCCAGAAGGGATAAAAGAATGTTGGATTCTAGCATTTATGCTAAGTTAATATTAGAACTTGGAAAGAACCCTGACAGACACAGGCATGTGTTGCCCTTGTTGGATGAACTTGGAGAAAGAGATGAATTGAATTTAAGCCAGCAAGATTGTACTGCTATTATGAAAGTATGTGTTAAGATGGGGAAATTTGAAGTAGTTGAGAGCCTCTTTAGTTGGTTCAAGCAGTCTAGCTATCAACCAAGCGTAGTTATGTTCACTTCTGTTATTCACAGCCGTTACACAGAGAAGAAATACAGGGAGGCATTGGCTGTAGTTTGGGAGATGGAGTCTTCTAATTGCCTTTTTAACCTTCCTGCTTATCGTGCGGTAATAAAACTGTTCGTTGCTCTGAATGATCTATCTAGGGCCATgagatatttttcaaaacttaaagAGGCTGGATTTTCTCCCACTTTTGGCTTATACAAGGACATGCTTCAAATTTACATGGCCTCTGGGAGGACTGCGAAGTGCATAGAGATCTGCAAGGAGGCTGAAATAGCAGGTTTCAATCTAGATAAATATCTggtgataaattaa